Proteins co-encoded in one Phycodurus eques isolate BA_2022a chromosome 14, UOR_Pequ_1.1, whole genome shotgun sequence genomic window:
- the asxl2 gene encoding putative Polycomb group protein ASXL2 isoform X1 has product MRERQKKKGRTWAEAAKTVLEKYPNTPMSHKEILQVIQRERLKEISGTSPLACLNAMLHTNSRGEEGIFYKVPGRMGVYTLKDISEVATELSEEESEDSSDDLSDSRSSENNSGPREGRRRRWMRPVPSKLPSQQQPTSPQPRCSSPSVAAAAAAAAKLISPSQKHSKKALKQALKQQQQRNQRRQAAMPSTSSSRLLLKTIKDMADNITAKTDLCLPVGPRKVSQRSGRLSAGHLKRNRCKIDVETPDSILVNTNLRAVINKHTFSVLPPDCQQRLLRLLPQVDQQPCTDGLLKVTSSALNNEFFTSAAQSWKERLAEGEFTPELQLRMRQEIEKEKKVEHWKEAFFESYYGKNSGLSLEESKELTKADLKWEPKPRQPRPASRLSEEAKGTDDRSRTNGGAAVKDAKSAPSQEKTRPPPKECHSVPELMKTRRSQHAEDRRMPAPTSRSEPEKQNEGVATETRAEPSEKEGKTDFLPSPVKSSPPPHAGMEVKEDPPPSGVKPSEETKAEPEGAAEPQKRKPPGETEDEATPEKRPRISSVSSVSSISSVSPPASSIPRPATPTSASNQRVPPLKIPVTRILPIPASPRTPLPTSLNSPAARTGARTLADIKAKAQLARAQRAAAAAAAASGGALPGSGNGAGTSEPTKSSPSPSLTSPHPSARFPVNTISATPSRPQDTLGPLCPSHSNIQDVRTVGAQPCSARSDSRPECQETPSGSTRISSCVPANNPLVTRLLQGKEVPLEQILPKPLTRVDGKISNVRSSKDKTARPATGGGPEHHQRNTTGWALSDYTRHHKEPLDKDTQEQILQTLMERKFQQRQPQQGGPTRHGHRAGHAEEYQDRPWISVGFLGRKRTPRPAMSGHYLLNVSTYGRGSDGKRSHQAVISNVAGLKRETADGQEAMREGTFEFKMEQQGSSVSKCEQAGSLPPCPDIKTEPGFEDIATDENTPGRKQVSNQGKSEPYLPLKDPSHQQPSAFPTPRMSIHQESVSSRYGGTISVSVPRTLNRNAAGGSATVPDDGSVMSFSVTVTTIPAANPLDPGDRSAPPPEPSFMEAAGVEDAQSKCYCRLKAMIMCKGCGAFCHDDCIGPSELCVSCLVVR; this is encoded by the exons ATGAGGGAGCGACagaaaaagaaaggaaggaCGTGGGCGGAAGCCGCGAAGACG GTGCTGGAGAAATACCCCAACACACCCATGAGCCATAAAGAAATCTTGCAGGTGATCCAAAGAGAAAGACTTAAGGAAATCag CGGAACGTCGCCGTTGGCATGTCTGAACGCAATGTTGCACACAAACTCCCGCGGTGAGGAGGGCATCTTCTACAAAGTTCCGGGGAGGATGGGCGTCTACACGTTAAAG GACATCTCGGAGGTGGCCACCGAGTTGTCGGAGGAGGAGTCCGAGGACAGCAGCGACGACCTGTCTGACTCGCGGAGCTCGGAAAACAACAGCGGTCCTCGGGAAGGCAGGAGGAGACGCTGGATGAGACCGG TTCCCTCCAAGTTACCGTCGCAGCAGCAGCCGACGTCGCCGCAGCCCCGCTGCTCGTCTCCGTCCGTtgcagccgccgccgccgccgccgccaagCTCATCTCGCCCTCGCAGAAGCACAGCAAGAAAGCTCTCAAACAG GCCTtgaagcagcagcaacagcggAATCAACGCAGGCAGGCAGCGATGCCATCCACTTCCAGTTCCAGGCTGCTGCTGAAGACCATCAAAGACATGGCCGACAACATCACCGCCAAGACTG ATCTTTGCCTCCCCGTTGGACCCAGGAAGGTTTCTCAGCGGTCAGGTCGTCTCAGTGCAG GGCACCTGAAACGTAATAGGTGCAAAATCGACGTGGAGACGCCGGACTCGATTTTGGTCAACACCAATCTGCGGGCCGTCATCAACAAGCACACCTTCTCCGTCCTGCCGCCAGACTGCCAGCAGAGGCTGCTGCGacttctgccccaagtggaccAGCAG CCCTGCACGGACGGCCTCCTCAAGGTGACGAGCTCCGCTTTGAACAACGAGTTCTTCACGTCGGCGGCGCAGTCGTGGAAGGAACGGCTGGCTGAGG GTGAATTCACTCCAGAGTTGCAGCTGCGAATGCGCCAGGAaattgagaaggagaagaaagtGGAGCACTGGAAGGAGGCCTTCTTTGAGAGCTACTATGGTAAAaa CTCTGGACTCAGTCTTGAGGAATCCAAAGAGCTGACGAAAGCTGATCTAAAATGGGAGCCGAAGCCTCGTCAGCCGAGACCGGCCTCGAGATTGTCGGAGGAAGCGAAGGGCACCGACGACCGCAGCCGGACCAATGGTGGCGCCGCGGTGAAAGACGCAAAGTCCGCACCTTCGCAGGAGAAGACGCGACCTCCTCCAAAAGAATGTCACTCCGTGCCAGAGCTGATGAAGACCAGGCGCTCTCAGCACGCCGAGGATCGTAGGATGCCCGCTCCGACGTCGCGATCAGAACCAGAGAAGCAGAATGAAGGTGTTGCCACGGAGACACGGGCCGAGCCGAGCGAGAAAGAGGGTAAAACGGATTTCCTCCCGTCTCCTGTCAAGAGCAGCCCGCCGCCACACGCCGGGATGGAGGTAAAAGAGGATCCGCCGCCGTCTGGGGTTAAGCCCTCCGAAGAGACGAAGGCCGAGCCGGAAGGTGCCGCAGAACCGCAGAAAAGAAAGCCTCCCGGCGAGACGGAGGATGAGGCCACGCCGGAAAAAAGACCGCGGATATCCTCAGTTTCCTCGGTGTCCTCAATCTCCTCCGTTTCTCCTCCAGCATCCTCCATACCCAGGCCGGCCACACCTACTTCTGCAAGCAACCAGAGAGTTCCGCCACTCAAG ATTCCAGTGACAAGAATACTTCCCATCCCCGCGTCGCCGAGGACGCCTCTGCCCACCTCCCTAAACAGCCCGGCCGCTCGTACCGGCGCTCGCACTTTGGCGGACATCAAAGCCAAAGCTCAGCTCGCACGAGCGCAACGAGCCGCAGCGGCGGCCGCCGCGGCCTCCGGGGGGGCTCTCCCCGGGTCCGGGAACGGGGCAGGCACTTCCGAGCCGACGAAATCCTCCCCGAGTCCGAGTTTAACGTCCCCGCATCCGTCTGCCAGGTTTCCGGTCAACACCATCAGCGCAACTCCGTCTCGCCCTCAGGACACCCTCGGGCCACTCTGTCCAAGTCACTCGAACATTCAGGATGTTCGAACAGTCGGCGCACAGCCTTGTAGCGCTCGTTCAGACTCGCGACCCGAGTGTCAGGAAACCCCTTCTGGATCAACCCGGATCAGCTCTTGTGTCCCTGCAAACAACCCGCTGGTCACCAGGCTCTTGCAGGGAAAAGAAGTTCCCTTGGAGCAGATCCTCCCAAAACCTCTCACCAGGGTGGACGGCAAGATTTCAAACGTACGCTCCAGCAAGGACAAGACGGCTCGTCCGGCCACCGGCGGCGGTCCTGAGCACCACCAGCGCAACACCACGGGCTGGGCCTTATCTGACTACACCAGACATCACAAAGAACCTCTTGACAAGGACACCCAGGAGCAGATCTTACAGACTCTGATGGAAAGAAAATTCCAGCAGAGACAACCCCAACAAGGAGGTCCTACTCGCCACGGCCACCGAGCGGGGCATGCCGAGGAGTATCAGGATCGACCGTGGATATCCGTCGGCTTCTTGGGCCGCAAGAGGACGCCGAGGCCCGCCATGTCCGGACACTATCTCCTCAACGTGTCCACGTACGGCCGAGGGTCCGACGGCAAGCGGTCCCACCAGGCCGTCATCTCGAATGTGGCTGGTCTGAAAAGAGAAACGGCGGATGGCCAGGAGGCGATGCGAGAGGGGACGTTTGAGTTTAAAATGGAGCAGCAGGGATCGTCCGTAAGCAAGTGTGAGCAAGCGGGGAGCCTTCCGCCTTGTCCCGACATCAAAACCGAACCGGGATTCGAGGATATTGCGACAGACGAGAACACGCCAGGGCGCAAGCAAGTCAGCAATCAAGGGAAATCCGAGCCATATCTTCCACTCAAGGACCCCAGTCACCAGCAGCCGTCTGCCTTTCCAACCCCGAGGATGTCCATCCATCAGGAATCGGTTTCGTCCCGTTACGGCGGGACAATCAGCGTTTCCGTGCCGCGCACTTTGAACCGCAACGCCGCGGGTGGCTCCGCTACCGTGCCGGACGACGGGAGCGTCATGTCTTTCTCGGTGACCGTCACCACCATTCCCGCCGCCAACCCCTTGGACCCCGGCGACAGGAGCGCGCCGCCGCCGGAGCCGTCCTTCATGGAGGCCGCCGGCGTGGAGGACGCGCAGTCCAAATGCTACTGCCGGCTGAAGGCCATGATCATGTGTAAAGGGTGCGGGGCCTTCTGCCACGACGACTGCATCGGACCCTCGGAGCTGTGCGTCTCGTGTCTGGTGGTACGATGA
- the asxl2 gene encoding putative Polycomb group protein ASXL2 isoform X2, which yields MRERQKKKGRTWAEAAKTVLEKYPNTPMSHKEILQVIQRERLKEISGTSPLACLNAMLHTNSRGEEGIFYKVPGRMGVYTLKKDISEVATELSEEESEDSSDDLSDSRSSENNSGPREGRRRRWMRPVPSKLPSQQQPTSPQPRCSSPSVAAAAAAAAKLISPSQKHSKKALKQALKQQQQRNQRRQAAMPSTSSSRLLLKTIKDMADNITAKTDLCLPVGPRKVSQRSGRLSAGHLKRNRCKIDVETPDSILVNTNLRAVINKHTFSVLPPDCQQRLLRLLPQVDQQPCTDGLLKVTSSALNNEFFTSAAQSWKERLAEGEFTPELQLRMRQEIEKEKKVEHWKEAFFESYYGKNSGLSLEESKELTKADLKWEPKPRQPRPASRLSEEAKGTDDRSRTNGGAAVKDAKSAPSQEKTRPPPKECHSVPELMKTRRSQHAEDRRMPAPTSRSEPEKQNEGVATETRAEPSEKEGKTDFLPSPVKSSPPPHAGMEVKEDPPPSGVKPSEETKAEPEGAAEPQKRKPPGETEDEATPEKRPRISSVSSVSSISSVSPPASSIPRPATPTSASNQRVPPLKIPVTRILPIPASPRTPLPTSLNSPAARTGARTLADIKAKAQLARAQRAAAAAAAASGGALPGSGNGAGTSEPTKSSPSPSLTSPHPSARFPVNTISATPSRPQDTLGPLCPSHSNIQDVRTVGAQPCSARSDSRPECQETPSGSTRISSCVPANNPLVTRLLQGKEVPLEQILPKPLTRVDGKISNVRSSKDKTARPATGGGPEHHQRNTTGWALSDYTRHHKEPLDKDTQEQILQTLMERKFQQRQPQQGGPTRHGHRAGHAEEYQDRPWISVGFLGRKRTPRPAMSGHYLLNVSTYGRGSDGKRSHQAVISNVAGLKRETADGQEAMREGTFEFKMEQQGSSVSKCEQAGSLPPCPDIKTEPGFEDIATDENTPGRKQVSNQGKSEPYLPLKDPSHQQPSAFPTPRMSIHQESVSSRYGGTISVSVPRTLNRNAAGGSATVPDDGSVMSFSVTVTTIPAANPLDPGDRSAPPPEPSFMEAAGVEDAQSKCYCRLKAMIMCKGCGAFCHDDCIGPSELCVSCLVVR from the exons ATGAGGGAGCGACagaaaaagaaaggaaggaCGTGGGCGGAAGCCGCGAAGACG GTGCTGGAGAAATACCCCAACACACCCATGAGCCATAAAGAAATCTTGCAGGTGATCCAAAGAGAAAGACTTAAGGAAATCag CGGAACGTCGCCGTTGGCATGTCTGAACGCAATGTTGCACACAAACTCCCGCGGTGAGGAGGGCATCTTCTACAAAGTTCCGGGGAGGATGGGCGTCTACACGTTAAAG AAGGACATCTCGGAGGTGGCCACCGAGTTGTCGGAGGAGGAGTCCGAGGACAGCAGCGACGACCTGTCTGACTCGCGGAGCTCGGAAAACAACAGCGGTCCTCGGGAAGGCAGGAGGAGACGCTGGATGAGACCGG TTCCCTCCAAGTTACCGTCGCAGCAGCAGCCGACGTCGCCGCAGCCCCGCTGCTCGTCTCCGTCCGTtgcagccgccgccgccgccgccgccaagCTCATCTCGCCCTCGCAGAAGCACAGCAAGAAAGCTCTCAAACAG GCCTtgaagcagcagcaacagcggAATCAACGCAGGCAGGCAGCGATGCCATCCACTTCCAGTTCCAGGCTGCTGCTGAAGACCATCAAAGACATGGCCGACAACATCACCGCCAAGACTG ATCTTTGCCTCCCCGTTGGACCCAGGAAGGTTTCTCAGCGGTCAGGTCGTCTCAGTGCAG GGCACCTGAAACGTAATAGGTGCAAAATCGACGTGGAGACGCCGGACTCGATTTTGGTCAACACCAATCTGCGGGCCGTCATCAACAAGCACACCTTCTCCGTCCTGCCGCCAGACTGCCAGCAGAGGCTGCTGCGacttctgccccaagtggaccAGCAG CCCTGCACGGACGGCCTCCTCAAGGTGACGAGCTCCGCTTTGAACAACGAGTTCTTCACGTCGGCGGCGCAGTCGTGGAAGGAACGGCTGGCTGAGG GTGAATTCACTCCAGAGTTGCAGCTGCGAATGCGCCAGGAaattgagaaggagaagaaagtGGAGCACTGGAAGGAGGCCTTCTTTGAGAGCTACTATGGTAAAaa CTCTGGACTCAGTCTTGAGGAATCCAAAGAGCTGACGAAAGCTGATCTAAAATGGGAGCCGAAGCCTCGTCAGCCGAGACCGGCCTCGAGATTGTCGGAGGAAGCGAAGGGCACCGACGACCGCAGCCGGACCAATGGTGGCGCCGCGGTGAAAGACGCAAAGTCCGCACCTTCGCAGGAGAAGACGCGACCTCCTCCAAAAGAATGTCACTCCGTGCCAGAGCTGATGAAGACCAGGCGCTCTCAGCACGCCGAGGATCGTAGGATGCCCGCTCCGACGTCGCGATCAGAACCAGAGAAGCAGAATGAAGGTGTTGCCACGGAGACACGGGCCGAGCCGAGCGAGAAAGAGGGTAAAACGGATTTCCTCCCGTCTCCTGTCAAGAGCAGCCCGCCGCCACACGCCGGGATGGAGGTAAAAGAGGATCCGCCGCCGTCTGGGGTTAAGCCCTCCGAAGAGACGAAGGCCGAGCCGGAAGGTGCCGCAGAACCGCAGAAAAGAAAGCCTCCCGGCGAGACGGAGGATGAGGCCACGCCGGAAAAAAGACCGCGGATATCCTCAGTTTCCTCGGTGTCCTCAATCTCCTCCGTTTCTCCTCCAGCATCCTCCATACCCAGGCCGGCCACACCTACTTCTGCAAGCAACCAGAGAGTTCCGCCACTCAAG ATTCCAGTGACAAGAATACTTCCCATCCCCGCGTCGCCGAGGACGCCTCTGCCCACCTCCCTAAACAGCCCGGCCGCTCGTACCGGCGCTCGCACTTTGGCGGACATCAAAGCCAAAGCTCAGCTCGCACGAGCGCAACGAGCCGCAGCGGCGGCCGCCGCGGCCTCCGGGGGGGCTCTCCCCGGGTCCGGGAACGGGGCAGGCACTTCCGAGCCGACGAAATCCTCCCCGAGTCCGAGTTTAACGTCCCCGCATCCGTCTGCCAGGTTTCCGGTCAACACCATCAGCGCAACTCCGTCTCGCCCTCAGGACACCCTCGGGCCACTCTGTCCAAGTCACTCGAACATTCAGGATGTTCGAACAGTCGGCGCACAGCCTTGTAGCGCTCGTTCAGACTCGCGACCCGAGTGTCAGGAAACCCCTTCTGGATCAACCCGGATCAGCTCTTGTGTCCCTGCAAACAACCCGCTGGTCACCAGGCTCTTGCAGGGAAAAGAAGTTCCCTTGGAGCAGATCCTCCCAAAACCTCTCACCAGGGTGGACGGCAAGATTTCAAACGTACGCTCCAGCAAGGACAAGACGGCTCGTCCGGCCACCGGCGGCGGTCCTGAGCACCACCAGCGCAACACCACGGGCTGGGCCTTATCTGACTACACCAGACATCACAAAGAACCTCTTGACAAGGACACCCAGGAGCAGATCTTACAGACTCTGATGGAAAGAAAATTCCAGCAGAGACAACCCCAACAAGGAGGTCCTACTCGCCACGGCCACCGAGCGGGGCATGCCGAGGAGTATCAGGATCGACCGTGGATATCCGTCGGCTTCTTGGGCCGCAAGAGGACGCCGAGGCCCGCCATGTCCGGACACTATCTCCTCAACGTGTCCACGTACGGCCGAGGGTCCGACGGCAAGCGGTCCCACCAGGCCGTCATCTCGAATGTGGCTGGTCTGAAAAGAGAAACGGCGGATGGCCAGGAGGCGATGCGAGAGGGGACGTTTGAGTTTAAAATGGAGCAGCAGGGATCGTCCGTAAGCAAGTGTGAGCAAGCGGGGAGCCTTCCGCCTTGTCCCGACATCAAAACCGAACCGGGATTCGAGGATATTGCGACAGACGAGAACACGCCAGGGCGCAAGCAAGTCAGCAATCAAGGGAAATCCGAGCCATATCTTCCACTCAAGGACCCCAGTCACCAGCAGCCGTCTGCCTTTCCAACCCCGAGGATGTCCATCCATCAGGAATCGGTTTCGTCCCGTTACGGCGGGACAATCAGCGTTTCCGTGCCGCGCACTTTGAACCGCAACGCCGCGGGTGGCTCCGCTACCGTGCCGGACGACGGGAGCGTCATGTCTTTCTCGGTGACCGTCACCACCATTCCCGCCGCCAACCCCTTGGACCCCGGCGACAGGAGCGCGCCGCCGCCGGAGCCGTCCTTCATGGAGGCCGCCGGCGTGGAGGACGCGCAGTCCAAATGCTACTGCCGGCTGAAGGCCATGATCATGTGTAAAGGGTGCGGGGCCTTCTGCCACGACGACTGCATCGGACCCTCGGAGCTGTGCGTCTCGTGTCTGGTGGTACGATGA